Proteins from one Euwallacea similis isolate ESF13 chromosome 13, ESF131.1, whole genome shotgun sequence genomic window:
- the LOC136413060 gene encoding nuclear envelope integral membrane protein-like, with amino-acid sequence MLKSRNPGYTTEMNSLLTIILCLYITLGQSGAASTISSNAVYYLEQNESHNFKPETKYSPRELQIFCYQGKPKYIIHIWQSVLLKIVHPSDDYNQFDGATPEEVQQEYHDKSYSWSVNLFSTKSKNIKLNPFNMSCIGIESRDQYTIYLQVIAIDLWKVLTLVMGLILFLSASTLSCNSLFHYICGISLGVGASFLIVIYFISKLFPRKTLMYGVIGAGSTIAIYFLQLIWDNMKIIMSTYKVYVIWYTMTTASISFILCYRWGPVENPKTVNLIKWTLQLMGLVAIFLSSQYQEVAMAQVILVVIFTYLPSSWKMAPSRYWKRRFPPKIKPLTNDEYYEQGVRETSKALRELREYCSSPKCNQWKTAMKIKDVKRFASFVEGNSHLSDDEILEYETSIHGDLTDDSDERDSDISDDENC; translated from the exons atgcTTAAATCCAGAAATCCTGGATATACAACAGAAATGAATTCGCTCTTAACTATAATTCTATGCCTTTATATTACATTGGGTCAAAGCGGTGCTGCTTCAACCATATCTAGTAATGCTG TGTATTACCTAGAGCAAAATGAATCCCACAATTTTAAGCCTGAAACTAAGTATAGTCCTAGAGAGTTGCAAATATTTTGCTACCAAGGAAAGccaaaatatattatacacaTATGGCAGAGTGTCCTT ttaaaaattgttcatccGTCAGATGATTATAATCAATTTGATGGGGCTACTCCAGAAGAAGTCCAGCAGGAGTATCATGACAAAAGTTATAGTTGGtcagtaaatttattttcaacaaagtcaaaaaatataaaactaaacCCATTCAACATGAGTTGTATTGGCATTGAGAGCAGAGATCAGTACACAATATACCTTCAAGTAATTG caaTTGATTTATGGAAAGTTTTGACATTAGTTATGGGACTTATTCTGTTTCTCAGTGCCTCAACTTTAAGCTGTAATTCTTTATTTCACTACATTTGTGGTATTTCTCTAGGGGTTGGTGCctcttttttaattgtaatttattttatcagtAAATTGTTTCCAAGG aaaacacTTATGTATGGTGTAATAGGGGCTGGATCCACTATAGCGATATACTTCTTGCAACTGATTTGGGATAACATGAAGATCATAATGTCCACTTATAAGGTCTATGTTATTTGGTACACAATGACTACTGCATCTATCAGTTTTATTT TGTGTTATCGATGGGGTCCAGTGGAAAACCCAAAAACTGTTAATCTGATTAAATGGACTTTGCAATTAATGGGCTTAGTGGCCATATTTCTTAGCAGCCAATACCAAGAGGTAGCCATGGCTCAAGTAATTTTAGTGGtgatttttacatatttgccAAGTAGCTGGAAAATGGCACCAAGCCGATATTG GAAAAGGAGGTTCCCACCTAAAATAAAGCCTCTTACAAATGATGAGTATTATGAGCAAGGAGTTAGAGAAACTTCAAAGGCTTTGAGGGAGTTACGGGAGTATTGTTCAAGTCCCAAGTGTAATCAGTGGAAAACTGCTATGAAGATTAAAGATGTGAAAAG gTTTGCATCATTTGTAGAAGGCAACTCACATCTGTCTGATGATGAAATCCTGGAATATGAAACCTCCATCCATGGTGATTTGACTGACGATAGTGATGAGAGGGACAGTGACATCTCTGATGATGAAAACTGCTAA
- the ics gene encoding ras suppressor protein 1, producing the protein MDAAPSVSCLPHNAKMSKAKKVIEEAREIKNPELDLFDKGVSTIEEMPGLLNMDYVTRITLSHNRIRVVPPGLANLTNLEILNLANNQIEELPLSLSSLPKLRILNLSINRLYNLPRGFGAFPVLEILDLTYNNLKDDALPGNFFMMETLRALYLGDNDFETLPSDIKNLKNLEILGLRENDLVALPKEIGELTRLRELHVQGNRLTTIPPELGNLDMTSNKAAFRFEGNEWVQPIADQLQLGISHLQDYLKSETYRITYNRYLTNKPAIPPKCVDKEKKVSRIR; encoded by the exons ATGGACGCCGCGCCTTCAGTTTCGTGTTTACCTCACAACGCGAAAATGTCGAAGGCGAAAAAAGTGATCGAGGAGGCCagggaaattaaaaatcccGAGCTGGATTTGTTTGATAAGGGCGTGTCGACCATCGAGGAGATGCCAGGGCTAC TGAATATGGACTATGTCACTCGAATTACCCTGAGTCACAACAGAATCAGAG tGGTTCCGCCTGGTTTAGCCAATCTTACCAATCTTGAAATTCTTAATCTGGCCAACAACCAAATAGAAGAACTGCCATTGTCTCTTTCGTCACTGCCGAAACTGCGGATATTGAACCTCTCCATAAACAGGCTCTACAATTTGCCGAGAGGTTTCGGTGCCTTTCCAGTTCTTGAAATATTAGATCTCACTTACAACAATTTAAAGGACGATGCACTGCctggaaacttttttatgatGG AGACTCTAAGAGCGTTATATTTGGGGGACAACGACTTTGAAACACTGCCTTCAGACATAAAAAATCTGAAGAATTTAGAAATT CTTGGTTTAAGGGAAAACGATTTGGTAGCGCTGCCCAAAGAAATTGGGGAATTAACCAGGCTTAGAGAGCTTCATGTCCAAG GAAATCGCTTGACAACCATCCCTCCGGAACTAGGGAACTTGGACATGACCTCAAATAAAGCTGCTTTCAGATTTGAAGGAAATGAGTGGGTTCAACCCATTGCCGATCAGCTGCAATTGGGCATTAGCCATTTGCAGGACTATCTAAAAAGCGAAACTTACCGAAT CACTTATAATCGGTATTTGACGAACAAACCTGCAATACCACCAAAGTGTGTGGACAAGGAAAAGAAAGTTTCGAGAATTCGTTGA